In Cystobacter ferrugineus, the DNA window AATTGTCTCAGTTCGATGTCGTCCGCTTCCCACTTCTCGGGGAGGGTGGCGGTGGTGTCGCTGGTCACGTCGGCGAATGACAGCCGGCGATCGCCCATGCCCACGGCGAGTTTTTCCACCGTCAGGTTGCTGTGGACGATTCGCCGTGGCCCCTCGGCGCGCGACTCGACCTGCCAATGCAGAGCGGGGAGGTTGATCGACCGGCCCTCCTGCCTCCAGCGGATGCCGCGTGCGTCCACCACCGCCTTTCCCTCGAAGCTGGCGGTACGCAGCGGGGCAGGGGTCAGGCTCGGGGTTCCGTCGGCGGCGATGTCCGTGAGCACACCGCGCAGCGTGCCATGCAGCTCGACGTTCAGCGCGAGCCGCGAGGAGTCCAGTTCCGCGGGCACCTGGGCCTTGGCCAGGAGAGGTGTCAGCGCACCGAGGGGCGGAAGGTCACCCTTGACATCACAGCGAAGCGCGCGGGCTTTCCGGTCGAACGCCAGTGCGGCGTCGAGTGCGATCTTCAGCCCCGCCTGGCTGGTGAGCCCCAACCGGAGCGACGGCTTCCGGCGATCGAGGTCCAGCGTCAGTGTCTGGTGCTGAGAACCCGCGTCGTTCTCTCCGACGCGCAGCCCTTCGATTCGAAGATCCAGTTCGCCCTTGTGCCGCCAGGCATCTCCTTGCGAACGCATCACGGCGGCGATGTTGCTGGCCGACACGTCGTCCCATCCCGGCCGTTGCAGGCGCAGCTCCGTCCGATGCTCCAACCGTGGCGAGGAGGAAAAGAGCGCCGCCAGTCTGCCCGTGGATGCCAGGTCCACGGCCAGGTGGTTCCAGGGAACGCGTGCGGCGACCGACTCGGGGATGAAGGGCCGGGCGGCGACGAGGTCCGGGGTCTGGACGGCCAGGGTGTACGCCACCTCATTGGTTCCCTTGGTGGCATCCAGCGACGCGTGCATCGTGCCAACGTCGAGCTCCAGACGGGCGCGGGCCCGGCCAAGCCGTGGCTCGTCCAACCGAGGGAACACCTCCGACGCGTTGAGGTCCATGTGCACGGGGCCCTTCAGCACCTCGCGTCCATCCGCCGTGTGCACCTGGAGTGCCCCTACGGACGCGTCCGCTTTCAGCGTGAAGGGCGGCTCACCCACCAAGGGGGCTTGGAGCTGGAATCCCAGACGTTGAGCCGTCGCACGGAGCCCGGATGCACGGATGTCCAACGCATCCACCCCTCCGGACAGGGCAGCCTCCCCCGCGACCTTGATGGGCGATGAGGGGTCTGGTCTCAACTGGTGACCCTTCAGTTCGCCGTGGGCCTTCGGAACACGAAGCATGGTGGGGCCCCCGACATCGAGCCCCTGGAGCGCGAAGGAGAGTCGAGTGGCCAGCCCCTGTTGGGGATCAGGGGTCGCCACCAAGGAGACGCGCCCACCGCCAAGTGCCATCCGAAGATCGTCTTGAACGAACTGGAGCGCCGCGATGTCGACGTCCAGCCCGAGTTTTCCCTGGGCTCCCAACTGTGGCAGGGCGCTGAGCGTGATCTCCTGGGCGTCCAGATGCACTTTGCCGCGCTCGATCGAGAAGGGGCGCCAATGAGCGGGGAGCTGTTGCATCAGCCGTCCGAGATCGAGATCCGCCAAGGCCCGCGTCACGACGGGCGGAACATCCGCTGCATCCGGAAGCACCAACCGGGCTTGCACTTCGGCGCTGTCGGTCAACTGGGTGCGGTCCAGCTCGATGGCGATGTGCCGCTTCTCGCCATCGAACTTCGCGGAGGCCGTACCGTGCAGCAGTGTGTGGAGCGTGAACCGCGGGTCGAAGGTCTGCCGCGCGACATCAAGGTCCACCCGCGCGTGAGCGGCCGACGCCCCTGCCTCCGCCGAGAGGGTCAGCTCCAGTTGGGCCAGGGCCAACGGAATGGCTGGGCCTTCACGGCTCAACTCCAGGGGAAGCGGCGTACCGGTCTGGCCCATTGTCGCGAAGACCTTCCATCCACCGTCCTGCTTCGCTTCGACGGCGGCCGCGAGTCCACGCAAGGACCAGCGCTCGAGCACTTCACCGTTCCGGACGCGGACGTAACTCAACGACACGTCCGACACTTCCACCTTCCCGACGGGAGGCGCGGAGGCCAGAAGGGCAGCGACCTGCTGAGAGGCTCCAAGTGGCGCTTCAACGGGCGGCGGCTCAGGCGCTTCCGGCCCCATCAATCCCGTGAGAGACGTGGGCCCCGCCTCGTCGGCCACCAGGGTGAAGGCCACGTTCCGTACCGCCACCTGCTCAACCAGGGGGGCTCCGCTCAGCAGCGAGCCGGGCGACCATTGCGCCTCCAGCGTGCCGACGCGCAGCAGCTCGGGCGCGACGCTTTGAAACGGCGACGGGGTTCGCACCACCAGCCCTTCCAGTCGCAGCCCCGAGAGCACGGCGACCTGGGTCGTCTGGTAGTCCAGCTGCAGGCCAGTGGCCGCTTCCACCCCGGAGACGAGGTGCTGTTTCAGCCAGGGGCGATCGAGGAGGTGCAGCGCGGCCACCGCCGTGACCAGCACCAGCGCGAGGAGCGCACCGAGAATCAGGAGCACGCCCGCGATGATTCGTGCCAACCGCCGAAGAGGTCGTCCAGCTCCGAGGAGTTCCATGATTTTCGATCGGGAGCGAGCGGTCACCATCGTACTACCATGCGGCGGAATCGGATTTCAATCGGCGGGGCCAGCGGGCCATCCGGCTCAGGGCTTGAGCTTCTTCTTGTCGGCCCACTCCAGCGTCGCGACGATCTCCCGCATCCAGAGGAAGCCAGGGTCGAGCGAGGGTTCGATGACTCCCTCCGCTTCCGCTGCCTTGAAATGAAATCGGGCGCGTTCGTACCCAGGGGTGTGAAGCCGTTTGATCATCTCGAGGATTTCCGTTTGGGGAAGACGCTCCTCGGAGAGCAAGTTCAACAGATGGGTCAATCCATCGTCTCCCAGGAAGTCCTTGAGACTGAGGTCGCACAGGAGGAGTTTCTTGGGGCCAAATTCCGCCTCATCGTACTGACAGCCGTCTGGCCGCGGACTGGCCGCTCGCTGATGGACAAGGCGAAGCCCCCTGCCCTCGATCCGGTTCTTATGCAGCTTCTCGAGCCATTCGACAACACCCTCCTCTGGTCGCTGGATCAGTGTGTTGCACGCATCGCACACCCAGAAGGTGGTTCTGGGTTTTGGTTCGAGCGAGCGAGGCACCCGGTGATTTCGCATGGTCAAGAATGACGCAATGCGCTCGGCGTCGTCCGAAACGAAAGTGATGACTGGAATGGGATAGTCGAAGAAGGCACTGACCAACCTGTTGAGCCGGTTGGCGAGCCGTTCGCCATCTGGATGGGCTTCCAGTCGCGTGATGAACTCGTGCCGATCTTCGGCATGCAGGAGCATCGAGAGGGGAAACTCCCAGGGCGCGTTGGGTTCAGCACCTCGGAGCTTGAAGGTCCGGGCCCTCAAATCGAAGTTGATTCGCGTACGCGCCTTTGGAATGGGTGAGCGGGAACGGCGATCGTGCCTGTGATCAGTGCGCCAGAACGATTCGCCGAAGACCTCGAACAGGACGCGAAGCCGATCACTTCCCTCCAACACATAGTCGCGTGGAGCCTCATCCTCATCACCATCGCCGACAGGAATGCCTCCCAACTCCCCAGCATGAGAGAAGCGGAGCGTGGTGCGGCACAGCGTGATGCTTCCCATGGGCACCCCTCGGTAGATGGCCTCGAACAGTTCCAACCGCCGCGTGTCGTCCCAGGGTGCTTCGTCGTCCGCCAGGATCAGCAGGTGCCCGTGGTACACCTGACGCATCAACACGGGAAGCGAGAACGTGGCGAACTGCTGCTGCACAGAGTGGGAGGCCATGTCCTACCTACATTCGCTCGAAGAGTTTCCGCATGATCTTGTCGATCTCCGCCTTCTGGCCGTCCTCCACGAACCAGTGATGCTCGAGCGGGAAATCCTTTTCCAGGAAGAGGTCCGCGATACTCGAACTCACCTCGTCCTTCATGCTCACATGTTGCCTGTCGGTCGGCTTGATGGACAGCACATGCTCCACCTTCTTCTGTCGATCCTTGCGCTGGGTCGGTCCGGGAGCGTGGTTGACCCATTTGTGGAGAGCTTGCGGAGGGAGGTAGTTCTCGATGCTCCTGCGTTCAAGCGGGTGGTGTGGCATGAGCCGATTCTCGCACTTCGTCTGGAGGCTCTTCGCGCTGTCGGAGGGCTCTCCCGAGGGTTGCGTGTCCCGGTCGAACATGAACCACGAGCGAAGACCCTCCACGGAGGAGTCCTGGATGCTGGCGAGGTACTTCTTCATGTTCTCCAAGCCTCCACCATGCTCGATATGGCACCAGCCCCGTGCCAATGCCTTCTGGAGGAACTCCCGCTGGGCGGCGGGGGCGATGCAGAGCAGGAAGTGCTTGTCCGAGAGCCGATCCTCGAGAACCAGACGCAAGGGCGTGGCCAGCAAAAGCGCCGCATCTTGGACGGAGAGCTGGGGGTTGTCCTTGTGCCAATCCGAGTGTTCGCGGTGGGAGACGTGGACCTCCAGGCGGGAAGTGGAGTTCGGATAGGTCTTCAGTCCTCGGTCCAAGGCTTCCCAGACCGCCTCGCGAACAATCTCATCCCGCTGCGCCAACCACTGATTCACCTGGCTCTTGCCTGTCTTCTTGAAGGATGGGTCCGTCAAGAGGATGTGCCGGCCTTCCAGGCCGTAGCGCAGCAAGGAGATCAACAGCAGGGGCTCCGCCCGCCCATCGAACAAGGCCTGGTCGAGCGTGACGATCACGGTCGCGCTCGTCCCCGACGCGCGAGCAGGAGCTCGGCGGACATGTCGTTGATCTCGGTGTAGACGTCGGGAGGCCAGTTGCCTTGGAGTCGGCCCGTTTCATCGATGTGGATGGGGTCGGCCATGCTGCGGCCCTCCTCATCTTGGTGCACCCAGTAGACCTGGACCTGCTCCGGACGCAGCAGCCCCTTGGCCACTTGAATCTGCACTCCCAGCAGGAGGTGCTGGGAATGGGTTTCCAGGAGGAGACAGGGAAGAGCACCATCCTGACTCAGGATGGTCCCGATGTGCTCGGCCAGGGCACGTTGAAGTACGGGGTGCAGATTTGACTCGGGTTCCTCGATGGCCAGGATCCGGGGAGCGGCGGAGCTGGGCGAGCGACACAGCGCGAGCGCCGTCAAGACGGGCAGCACCTTGAGTACGCCCTCGCCTGAATCCAGCACGTCCACGTCAAGTTCGGCCCTGGCCGTATGGCGCAGATGTAGCCCAAAGAGAGACGAGGGCAGGTCTTGGACCTCTAACGCTCGCTTGAGGTTCTTCCTGAACCAGGAGGAGACCTCCTCGAGCACTTCAGGCTGGGACGCCAGGACGGCACCAAAGTCGCCGCCATCGGATTTCATGGTCCACACGGGCCCCACGGGACGTGGCTGGAAACGATCGGTCACCGTGCGCGAGCTGAGCCAGAGCAGGGAACGGCGCAGCGCGAGCAATCGCGTCCGGAGCATGGCCCAGATGGGCTCGGTCCGTCCTTCCGGCGCATCGGGTATGAGTCCACGGAACCGCACCGGCACTTCCAGTCGTTCATCTCCCAGCTCAAGTGCGTAGGTGAGCGCGGGGGAAGACTGCTCCTCGGAGCGAAAACGCCAGACGCCGCGGAGCAGGAGTGCGCCGGTGGCACTCAAGAAGGCGAAGCGCTTGATGATCAACCGCTTCCAGGTGGGCTCCATGTCGAAGACGAACTCGGCGCGAGCCAGCTCTGGAGCGTCCCTCCATTCAAGCTCGATGGACATCTCCACGGGTGCATCTTCCTCGTCCTCGGGAACACCCTTCCATCGCAGATCCGCATAGGTATTGCGACGAGCCGCGGGACCACTGAGGTCGAGTGGGGCCGAGTCCTCTGTGCCCATTGAATCCGCGAGCAGCGGGAGCAGCCGCACCAGGGCGCTCTTTCCAGCACTGTTCTCCCCATAAAACAGGGTGAGCGGACGGAGCTGAACCTCCTGCGTAAGAGGATACGAGCGGTAGTTCCGAACGCGGAGGGTACTCGGCTGCATGCCGACCTCCTACCACACGCTCACTCCCCCGACGAGGTCTGGACGGTGAAGGTATAAGGAAGGTGGGAGATCGATTGAAGGCGAGGACAGGAGCGCAGAGGGGCCAGGAAGGCCCACTGGCCCACTGACGGAGGTCGCCCGAGCTGTGCGCCCGGCTGGTGCAGGGGGGGCCGCACAGCCCCCCTTTCGTCCGAAGTTCGTGGGGCTCGTTCTGGCTCGCTGCCCTGCTGGCGGGCGGGCTAGCGCTGGAGGATCGACTGGGCGGACTGGACGGCCTGGGTCGGGTTGGTGAGGTCGAGCTTCGACTCGTGCGGCACGGTGAGGCCCTTGCGCGCCGCTGGCCGCTGCTCGATGGCGGCGAGCCAGCGTTGCAGGTTCGGCAGCCCGTCCACGGACACGCCCGCCCAGGCGTGGCTGCGCACCCAGGCCCAGTTGGCGATGTCGGCGATGCTGTAGTCCCCCGCGAGGTACTCGCTACGCGACAGTTGGGTGTCGAGCACGGTGTACAGCCGCCGCGTCTCGTTCTGGTAGCGGTCGATGGCCGGTTGGAGCTTCTCCGGGAAGTAGCGGAAGAAGACGTTGGCCTGGCCCTGCATGGGCCCCACGCCCGCCATCTGGAACATCAACCACTGCGTCACCCGCGAGCGGCCCTTGCGGTCCGTGGGCATGAGTTTGCCCGTCTTCTCCGCCAGGTAGAGCATGATGGCCCCCGACTCGAAGATGGGGAAGTCACCCTCCTCGCGGTCCA includes these proteins:
- a CDS encoding AAA family ATPase, with the protein product MSIELEWRDAPELARAEFVFDMEPTWKRLIIKRFAFLSATGALLLRGVWRFRSEEQSSPALTYALELGDERLEVPVRFRGLIPDAPEGRTEPIWAMLRTRLLALRRSLLWLSSRTVTDRFQPRPVGPVWTMKSDGGDFGAVLASQPEVLEEVSSWFRKNLKRALEVQDLPSSLFGLHLRHTARAELDVDVLDSGEGVLKVLPVLTALALCRSPSSAAPRILAIEEPESNLHPVLQRALAEHIGTILSQDGALPCLLLETHSQHLLLGVQIQVAKGLLRPEQVQVYWVHQDEEGRSMADPIHIDETGRLQGNWPPDVYTEINDMSAELLLARRGRARP
- a CDS encoding glutathione S-transferase family protein, whose product is MIDLYTWATPNGYKISVTLEELGLPYTVHPIDIGTGVQKQPDFLKINPNGRIPAIVDREEGDFPIFESGAIMLYLAEKTGKLMPTDRKGRSRVTQWLMFQMAGVGPMQGQANVFFRYFPEKLQPAIDRYQNETRRLYTVLDTQLSRSEYLAGDYSIADIANWAWVRSHAWAGVSVDGLPNLQRWLAAIEQRPAARKGLTVPHESKLDLTNPTQAVQSAQSILQR